Proteins encoded together in one Phyllostomus discolor isolate MPI-MPIP mPhyDis1 chromosome 6, mPhyDis1.pri.v3, whole genome shotgun sequence window:
- the LOC114498978 gene encoding U6 snRNA-associated Sm-like protein LSm5, which yields MAGRTVSGSKFVASEDHLGADRHHVARIGQTSSISATTLSSGKNNLQNNKKEIVGTLLGRDDFVNMVLEDVTEYEIAAEGRMITKLNQMLLNGNNITMLVPGGGGPEV from the exons ATGGCCGGAAGAACAGTATCTGGCAGTAAATTCGTGGCTTCAGAGGACCACCTTGGTGCTGACAGGCACCATGTGGCAAGGATAGGTCAAACCAGTAGCATCTCTGCCACTACCCTGAGCTCAG GTAAAAACAACCTGCAgaataacaaaaaggaaattgTTGGCACACTTCTAGGACGTGATGACTTTGTCAATATGGTGCTGGAAGATGTCACTGAGTATGAAATCGCAGCAGAAGGGAGAATGATTACTAAATTAAACCAGATGTTGCTCAATGGAAATAATATAACAATGCTGGTTCCTGGAGGGGGAGGACCTGAAGTATGA